A DNA window from Candidatus Rokuibacteriota bacterium contains the following coding sequences:
- a CDS encoding class I SAM-dependent methyltransferase, translated as MSDPSAQIQSALDRFVAGQSHPLRVLEAGCGSLSNIRLGSNVRIVGIDVSAEALAQNATIHEGIQANLETSDLGDSEYDLIVCWDVLEHLAKPTNVVRKFLRAVKPGGLILLALPNVLSLKGLVAKYTPLSFHFLVHRLIYGQRAGIAPGYEVCPTYLCYSIAPRSIARLATHHAFDVDLFSTYESGMQRRFRERFGLVGKPWQVVRVLVCLLSIGIIDAEATDCILILRRPRLSVRLQSPISQTGPHPEAVTNSVATSAASKQL; from the coding sequence ATGAGCGACCCGAGCGCTCAAATACAGTCAGCGCTCGACCGCTTCGTCGCGGGACAATCGCACCCTCTACGGGTCCTTGAGGCGGGCTGTGGTTCGCTCAGCAACATCAGACTCGGCAGCAACGTTCGCATCGTCGGAATCGACGTGTCCGCCGAAGCGCTTGCGCAGAACGCGACAATCCACGAGGGGATCCAGGCGAATCTCGAAACCTCCGACCTGGGGGATTCTGAATACGATCTCATTGTCTGCTGGGACGTTCTGGAGCATCTCGCGAAGCCAACGAATGTGGTCAGAAAGTTCCTCAGGGCTGTCAAGCCGGGCGGTCTTATTCTCCTGGCACTTCCTAACGTCCTATCGCTCAAGGGTTTGGTCGCGAAGTACACGCCACTTTCTTTCCACTTCTTGGTCCATCGGCTCATCTACGGCCAGAGAGCCGGCATCGCTCCGGGCTATGAGGTTTGTCCGACTTACTTGTGCTACTCCATCGCACCCCGGTCGATTGCTAGGCTCGCGACGCACCACGCATTCGATGTGGACCTCTTCTCCACCTACGAGTCGGGCATGCAGCGGCGGTTTCGCGAGAGATTCGGGCTCGTCGGCAAGCCCTGGCAGGTTGTGCGCGTTCTCGTCTGCCTTCTCTCCATCGGCATCATCGACGCGGAGGCTACGGATTGCATTCTGATCCTGCGCAGGCCGAGGCTATCTGTCCGGCTCCAGTCGCCCATCTCACAAACGGGCCCCCATCCCGAAGCCGTGACGAACTCCGTCGCTACCTCGGCGGCGTCTAAGCAGCTATGA
- a CDS encoding O-antigen ligase family protein — protein sequence MIRLIFLSTALFVVGLYAWKDWYKSLCALIVLMAFLEHPDMPRSMFGIQGVNPWNLLLLVIILAWLAQRGRDGLVGHPPGTFVLLLLAFVAVVTTAFVRLMIDRQGLPTDASTAGLISEYLVNTLKWVIPGLLLFDGCRSRSRFLWGLSSILSLYVLLSLQVIRWMPLDAIANHEMLARQSMKILRPEIGYYRVDLSVMLAGASWAIFAAQSLVVSLHRRIILLLGALLVVLTQVLTAGRGGYVAWAVTGLTLTLLRWPRYLLLAPVLAIGLSLLPGVSDRIFEGISDSTNTSSSAEVDLERLTAGRNLIWPPVIDKIAEQPILGYGRVAMERTGLSFAIASEEGGVGNPHSAYLEMLLDNGLLGLAVTLALFAYILAHSLSLTRDRRSRVFAAIGGVTSALVIAQLAGSITGQSFYPREGTLGMWCAIGLMLRVSVERARANLSFAMHDRANRPTKPTRPVEWWRPAASPEPQTRPDPVLAPSNSGSIDSPL from the coding sequence ATGATCCGCCTTATTTTCCTCTCGACAGCCCTCTTTGTCGTCGGCCTCTACGCCTGGAAGGACTGGTACAAGTCGCTTTGCGCTCTCATCGTCCTGATGGCTTTCCTCGAGCATCCCGACATGCCCAGGTCGATGTTCGGCATCCAGGGGGTGAACCCTTGGAACCTGCTGCTCCTCGTGATCATCTTGGCCTGGCTGGCCCAACGCGGGCGCGACGGACTCGTTGGGCATCCGCCGGGCACGTTCGTGCTTCTCTTGCTGGCCTTCGTGGCCGTCGTGACGACAGCGTTCGTCCGGCTCATGATCGACCGGCAGGGCCTTCCCACGGATGCCAGCACCGCCGGTCTCATTAGTGAGTACCTCGTGAACACATTGAAGTGGGTCATCCCGGGACTCCTGCTGTTCGACGGCTGTCGCAGCCGGTCCCGCTTTTTGTGGGGCTTGTCCTCAATCCTCTCTCTCTACGTCCTTTTGAGTTTGCAGGTCATTAGGTGGATGCCCCTTGACGCCATCGCAAATCACGAGATGCTCGCCCGCCAAAGTATGAAGATTCTTCGCCCGGAGATCGGCTACTATCGAGTCGATCTCTCCGTCATGCTGGCAGGCGCCTCGTGGGCAATATTCGCAGCACAATCTCTCGTGGTCTCCCTGCACCGCCGAATTATCCTGCTGCTCGGTGCCCTTTTAGTTGTGCTTACGCAGGTCTTGACGGCCGGGCGGGGCGGCTACGTCGCATGGGCTGTCACTGGCCTTACTCTCACTCTCCTGAGGTGGCCACGGTATCTTCTTCTGGCCCCGGTGCTCGCGATCGGTCTTTCTCTGCTTCCCGGTGTCTCCGACCGAATCTTCGAAGGCATCTCTGACAGCACCAACACGAGTTCCTCTGCGGAAGTCGACCTAGAGAGGCTCACTGCCGGACGGAACCTCATATGGCCCCCAGTGATCGACAAGATCGCCGAACAACCGATACTCGGCTACGGGCGGGTAGCCATGGAGCGTACTGGACTCTCGTTCGCGATCGCGTCCGAGGAAGGAGGGGTCGGCAATCCCCACAGTGCGTACCTCGAGATGCTGCTCGACAACGGGCTGTTAGGCCTCGCCGTGACGCTCGCCCTCTTTGCCTACATCCTCGCGCATTCGTTGTCCCTGACTCGGGACCGCCGGAGTCGCGTGTTCGCCGCGATTGGTGGCGTCACATCCGCGCTCGTTATCGCACAGCTCGCCGGGTCCATCACCGGCCAGTCCTTCTATCCGCGAGAGGGCACGCTCGGGATGTGGTGTGCCATCGGCCTGATGCTGCGCGTCTCGGTCGAACGTGCCCGCGCTAACCTGAGCTTTGCGATGCATGACCGTGCGAACCGTCCGACCAAACCGACTCGCCCCGTGGAATGGTGGCGACCCGCGGCCAGTCCAGAGCCGCAGACGCGCCCGGATCCAGTTCTAGCGCCCTCCAACAGCGGATCCATCGACTCGCCACTATGA
- a CDS encoding glycosyltransferase, which yields MQSTVRGTLSVLRSLLAYTVVACAYFGTLVVCRMSRLAPRRPWTPTRRIVVTATFFNTQWFLSHVIPLTRSGVDEVIVVTDQPLVALDKVRFWCPAHGMSRLIGRAVSKFACLLACGLYLKPDVLIGFHLFPGAISALIVARVLGRPACYQMTGGPIEIVGGGAYSENRLLAKLGRGSRLLESLAIAVVREFDLVVVRGSKARAFLIDRGVRPVTVITGSVTFLSEPAAPDREYDLVFVGRLAAIKQPLQFVDIVASLRRQLPTVRAAVVGDGPLLNAARERAIALGIEQSIDFLGQIQDVERILTRSKVFVLTSQSEGLSIAMAEAMAAGVVPVVADVGDLGDLVIDGVTGFLVKPDSVSEFTHRAALLLQDPTLWARQSHAATEAASRQTSLDVVTAKWTESLSRLVATSTNSPGADEKRL from the coding sequence ATGCAGTCGACAGTGCGCGGCACACTCAGCGTGCTACGCTCGCTGTTGGCATACACGGTGGTCGCGTGCGCATATTTCGGAACGCTGGTCGTCTGTCGTATGAGCCGGCTGGCCCCACGCCGGCCTTGGACCCCGACCCGCCGGATCGTAGTGACAGCAACGTTCTTCAATACACAATGGTTTCTCTCACATGTCATACCGCTGACGCGCTCGGGAGTGGACGAGGTCATTGTTGTCACTGACCAGCCATTGGTGGCGCTCGACAAGGTGCGGTTCTGGTGTCCGGCACACGGGATGAGTCGCTTGATCGGACGTGCGGTGTCGAAGTTTGCGTGCCTGCTCGCATGCGGTCTCTATCTCAAGCCTGACGTGTTGATCGGATTTCATCTATTCCCTGGCGCAATTTCCGCCCTGATCGTCGCAAGAGTGCTCGGACGACCGGCGTGCTACCAAATGACGGGGGGGCCCATCGAGATCGTGGGCGGCGGCGCCTACAGCGAGAACCGCCTCCTGGCGAAGCTCGGGCGAGGGTCTCGACTGCTCGAGAGCCTCGCCATTGCGGTCGTGCGCGAGTTCGATCTCGTGGTTGTGCGTGGCAGCAAAGCAAGAGCGTTCCTGATAGATCGGGGAGTTCGTCCCGTCACAGTCATCACCGGGAGTGTAACCTTTTTGAGCGAGCCGGCTGCACCCGACCGCGAGTACGACCTCGTGTTCGTCGGCCGCCTCGCCGCAATCAAGCAGCCGCTACAGTTCGTCGATATCGTGGCAAGTCTGCGGCGACAGCTGCCGACAGTCCGCGCCGCCGTTGTGGGCGATGGGCCTCTTTTGAACGCCGCCCGTGAGCGCGCCATCGCGCTCGGCATCGAGCAGTCCATCGATTTCCTCGGTCAGATCCAGGATGTGGAGCGGATCCTGACTCGCTCGAAGGTTTTCGTTCTGACATCGCAATCTGAGGGGCTGTCCATTGCCATGGCCGAGGCCATGGCGGCGGGAGTGGTGCCGGTCGTGGCTGATGTCGGCGACCTTGGCGACCTCGTCATCGACGGGGTGACGGGATTCCTGGTGAAGCCCGACAGTGTCTCCGAGTTCACCCACAGAGCCGCGTTGCTCCTGCAAGACCCCACACTCTGGGCCCGCCAGTCCCACGCCGCAACGGAAGCAGCCAGCCGGCAAACCAGCCTCGACGTCGTTACCGCGAAGTGGACCGAGAGTCTGTCAAGACTCGTCGCCACCTCCACGAACTCACCGGGCGCCGACGAGAAACGCCTATGA
- a CDS encoding phenylacetate--CoA ligase family protein has protein sequence MLAYEKTDYYRETFRQAGFTPGDLKSLEDFSSLPTIDKETIRTHMNSMCAVPYGSSGIDYVATGGSSGEPLRFLAGSDRSAVEYAYLVASWERAGYRLGLPLAVFRGQVVRPRRNGLRHEYDPLLRRHYYSNFHRSAQDMRRYLEHIATLGPCYLLAYPSSVYTLARFLEEAKIPAPPNIRGILAGSENVYPNDRMDTESTFGVRFFSWYGHSEKLVLAAECEGSADYHVWPTYGYFELLDPDGKAVTTPGERGEIVGTGFINTVMPFIRYRTGDYAVFSGQTCKACGREQTLLSRIDGRWPQGDLTAKDGSPISMTAFNVHDDTFEATHGYQFFQSEPGRAVLRVIPARSLTHQDREFILSRVNARLQGQVYVTLEVCGQLQLTPTGKQLRVVRAAPSSSPGSLDPRGNHSNDVSVSQ, from the coding sequence TTGCTAGCCTATGAGAAGACCGACTACTACCGCGAGACATTCCGCCAAGCCGGGTTCACGCCAGGGGACCTCAAGTCGCTGGAAGACTTTTCCTCCCTGCCGACCATCGACAAGGAGACGATCCGCACACACATGAATTCCATGTGCGCGGTACCGTACGGGTCCTCAGGCATCGACTATGTCGCGACCGGGGGCTCTTCCGGGGAGCCACTGCGCTTCCTAGCAGGATCGGACCGTTCTGCCGTCGAGTATGCCTACCTCGTCGCGAGCTGGGAGCGCGCGGGCTACCGACTCGGTTTGCCCCTGGCCGTCTTCCGCGGGCAGGTCGTGAGGCCTCGACGCAACGGCTTGCGACACGAGTACGACCCATTACTACGCCGCCACTACTACAGCAACTTCCACAGGTCTGCCCAGGACATGCGTCGCTACCTCGAGCACATCGCCACTCTGGGACCCTGCTATCTCCTTGCGTATCCCTCCTCCGTCTACACCCTCGCCCGCTTCCTCGAAGAAGCAAAGATCCCAGCCCCGCCGAATATACGAGGCATACTCGCAGGATCCGAGAATGTCTATCCCAACGACCGGATGGATACCGAGTCGACTTTCGGGGTTCGATTCTTCTCTTGGTACGGTCACTCGGAGAAGCTAGTCTTGGCCGCTGAATGCGAGGGATCCGCAGACTATCATGTCTGGCCGACGTACGGGTACTTCGAGCTCCTCGATCCTGACGGCAAGGCGGTCACGACACCCGGTGAGCGAGGTGAGATCGTCGGTACCGGTTTCATCAATACGGTTATGCCATTCATTCGGTATAGGACTGGTGATTACGCTGTCTTCTCGGGACAAACATGTAAGGCCTGCGGCCGAGAGCAGACTCTCTTGTCTCGCATCGACGGTCGGTGGCCCCAGGGCGATCTGACCGCCAAGGATGGTTCGCCCATCTCGATGACGGCCTTCAACGTACACGATGACACATTTGAAGCGACACACGGTTACCAGTTTTTTCAGTCGGAGCCCGGCAGAGCCGTGTTGAGGGTGATCCCCGCAAGGTCGCTAACCCACCAAGATCGTGAATTCATACTCTCCCGAGTAAACGCACGGCTGCAAGGCCAAGTCTACGTGACACTCGAAGTGTGCGGTCAGCTTCAGCTGACACCCACCGGTAAGCAACTGCGCGTAGTCCGAGCCGCGCCCTCGTCTTCGCCAGGTTCCCTCGATCCACGCGGGAACCACTCCAATGACGTATCCGTCTCGCAATGA
- a CDS encoding sugar transferase: MFEERSERLHRVLTLLDVAVTIFVFLAASWVRNALLDDDPVDLLSHVALLPFVLALWMFFLTFFGAYRSPRMTSRLQYAWAVTRGVAVGLAALLTILFLFKVQYVSRAVVVTFAAADLLALVGIRLGVVWYFHRSLQRGEHFRRVLIVGSGNRARRLAETLLQNSEWGIRIVGHLDPDPTKVGDRVLESSVLGTVGDISSILKGNVIDEVILAVPRAMIPDVDKIAQACEEEGVKLCWMADVFDVHAARTRLVALGPIPLLTLEPVAQGEWQLLVKRFMDLAIAAPIVPLLPVIGLIALAIKLDSPGPVFFMQERVGLHKRRFRMLKFRTMVEDASRRQAEFEHLNEAKGPIFKIANDPRITQVGRFLRRSSLDELPQILHVLTGEMSLVGPRPMSLRDVDLFDKGIQRKRFSVKPGLTCLWQVSGRSNLPFSKWLELDLYYIEHWSLGLDLKILFKTIPAVLSGKGAN, from the coding sequence ATGTTTGAAGAACGGTCCGAGCGACTGCACCGTGTCCTGACGCTGCTGGACGTCGCTGTGACCATCTTCGTGTTCCTGGCCGCGTCGTGGGTCCGGAATGCGCTCCTGGACGACGACCCCGTGGACCTCCTGTCTCACGTCGCCCTTCTTCCCTTCGTCCTGGCGCTCTGGATGTTCTTTCTCACATTCTTCGGCGCCTACCGGAGCCCACGGATGACCTCACGGCTCCAGTACGCCTGGGCCGTGACCCGCGGGGTGGCGGTCGGCCTCGCCGCCTTGCTCACGATCTTGTTCCTCTTCAAGGTCCAGTACGTGAGCCGTGCGGTCGTGGTGACATTCGCGGCCGCGGATCTTCTGGCCCTCGTTGGAATTCGCCTCGGCGTCGTCTGGTACTTCCACCGCTCGCTCCAACGAGGCGAACACTTCCGCAGGGTCCTGATCGTCGGCAGTGGCAACCGGGCACGGCGGCTGGCCGAGACCCTTCTCCAGAACTCGGAGTGGGGCATCCGCATCGTCGGACACCTGGACCCAGACCCGACGAAAGTGGGCGACCGCGTGCTCGAATCCTCCGTGCTAGGCACGGTCGGCGACATCAGCTCCATCCTGAAGGGGAACGTGATCGACGAGGTCATCCTGGCCGTCCCACGCGCGATGATCCCAGACGTCGACAAGATCGCGCAGGCCTGCGAAGAAGAGGGGGTCAAGCTCTGCTGGATGGCTGACGTCTTCGATGTCCATGCTGCGCGTACGCGGCTGGTCGCGCTTGGACCAATTCCCCTGCTGACCCTCGAGCCTGTCGCGCAAGGAGAATGGCAGCTCCTCGTCAAGCGGTTCATGGATCTCGCTATCGCGGCCCCCATCGTCCCGCTGCTGCCCGTGATCGGCCTTATCGCCCTGGCCATCAAGCTGGACTCGCCCGGTCCGGTCTTCTTCATGCAGGAGCGGGTCGGCCTTCACAAGCGCCGTTTCCGGATGCTGAAGTTCCGGACCATGGTGGAAGACGCCAGTCGACGACAGGCAGAGTTCGAGCACCTGAATGAGGCCAAGGGCCCCATCTTCAAGATCGCCAACGACCCGAGGATCACGCAGGTGGGCCGCTTTCTGCGTCGAAGCAGCCTCGACGAGCTGCCCCAGATCCTCCACGTGCTGACCGGTGAGATGAGCCTTGTCGGGCCGCGCCCCATGTCCCTGCGGGACGTGGATCTCTTCGACAAGGGCATCCAGCGCAAGCGCTTCAGCGTGAAACCGGGCCTCACCTGCCTGTGGCAGGTCTCCGGGCGGAGCAACCTCCCGTTCTCCAAGTGGCTGGAGCTCGACCTCTACTACATCGAGCACTGGTCGCTGGGGCTGGATCTCAAGATCCTGTTCAAGACCATTCCGGCGGTGCTGAGCGGCAAGGGCGCGAACTAA
- a CDS encoding CpsD/CapB family tyrosine-protein kinase, protein MSKFFKALEQAERDRALQRGGAPRSADPTAAPAPEIESAEPVTLQRPPADSAGGVDDHLVSLVAPAAFEAEQYRALRHTVEQLHKTRDLRVVAVSSPGVGDGKSITAINLAGALAQAPDVRVLLVDADLRRPSVASLLALGGSDGPGLVNAILDPTVTLEQVARPRPPFNLSVIPAGEVPPSPYEVLKAPRLGELLDEARRRYDYIVLDAPPLCPVQDCRVIARWVDGFLLVVSAHHTPRRLVGDALNVVERGKILGLIFNGDDQPPSSFYGYYGYYGGGPYAAHGSPNGHDRGRLGRAVTRVGQMLQRRRGGGR, encoded by the coding sequence ATGAGCAAGTTCTTCAAGGCGCTCGAGCAGGCGGAGCGGGACCGCGCCCTTCAGCGAGGAGGGGCGCCCCGCTCGGCGGATCCGACAGCCGCCCCAGCCCCCGAGATCGAATCTGCTGAGCCTGTGACGCTCCAGCGGCCGCCGGCGGATTCAGCCGGTGGCGTGGACGACCATCTGGTCAGCCTGGTCGCCCCGGCGGCCTTCGAGGCGGAGCAGTACCGGGCCCTCCGCCACACCGTGGAGCAGCTCCACAAGACGCGCGACCTTCGCGTCGTGGCCGTGTCGAGCCCGGGCGTGGGCGACGGGAAAAGCATCACGGCGATCAATCTGGCCGGCGCGCTGGCGCAGGCGCCGGACGTGCGCGTCCTCCTCGTGGACGCCGACCTCCGCCGTCCTTCGGTGGCCAGCCTCCTCGCGCTCGGCGGGTCGGATGGCCCCGGCCTGGTCAACGCGATCCTCGATCCCACCGTCACCCTGGAGCAGGTCGCCCGGCCGCGCCCCCCGTTCAACCTGTCCGTGATCCCGGCTGGGGAGGTGCCGCCAAGCCCCTACGAGGTGCTCAAAGCGCCCCGGCTCGGCGAGCTCCTCGATGAGGCGCGCCGCCGCTACGACTACATCGTGCTGGACGCTCCCCCGCTCTGCCCCGTCCAGGACTGCCGGGTCATCGCCCGCTGGGTGGACGGCTTCCTTCTCGTCGTGTCGGCGCACCACACGCCCCGCCGGCTGGTCGGCGATGCGCTCAACGTCGTGGAGCGCGGCAAGATACTCGGCCTCATCTTCAATGGGGACGACCAACCGCCCTCGAGCTTCTACGGGTACTACGGCTACTACGGTGGAGGTCCCTACGCGGCCCATGGCTCGCCCAACGGACATGACCGCGGCCGGCTGGGCCGCGCCGTGACGCGCGTCGGGCAGATGCTCCAGCGGCGGCGCGGAGGCGGGCGGTGA
- a CDS encoding WecB/TagA/CpsF family glycosyltransferase, whose amino-acid sequence MMVPVVQATKQEILGVPIDALTMEEVLDRVDDTIVGRGRLQIGVVNAAKLVNMRRDPALRADVLSCNLILADGVPVVWASRLLGRPLPERVAGIDLMLGMLRRGNEHGYRIYCLGASEDVLATAVARIAGDYPHVEVVGHHHGYFTSQEEPGLVAAISDAKLDILLVGMSSPKKERFLARWSDQLGVSVCHGVGGSLDVLSGKVRRAPLIWQRLGLEWLYRVCQEPRRLWRRYLVTNTLFCAMVLSELVRRRLLSPPVSLFPRGHK is encoded by the coding sequence ATGATGGTTCCGGTCGTGCAGGCTACCAAGCAGGAGATCCTCGGGGTCCCCATCGATGCCCTGACGATGGAGGAGGTGCTCGACCGAGTCGACGATACCATCGTCGGCCGAGGCCGGTTGCAGATCGGCGTGGTCAACGCGGCAAAACTGGTGAACATGCGGCGTGACCCGGCACTCCGGGCCGACGTGCTCTCGTGCAACCTGATCCTGGCCGACGGCGTCCCGGTTGTGTGGGCCAGCCGGCTCCTCGGCCGTCCCCTGCCCGAGCGGGTCGCCGGGATCGACCTGATGCTCGGGATGCTCCGCCGCGGCAACGAACACGGCTATCGAATCTACTGCCTCGGCGCGAGCGAAGATGTGCTGGCAACGGCTGTGGCCCGGATCGCCGGGGACTACCCACACGTGGAGGTGGTCGGACACCATCACGGCTACTTCACCAGCCAGGAGGAGCCCGGCCTTGTCGCAGCCATCTCTGACGCGAAACTGGACATCCTACTGGTGGGAATGAGCTCACCCAAGAAGGAGCGCTTCCTCGCCCGCTGGAGTGACCAGCTCGGCGTCTCGGTGTGCCACGGCGTTGGTGGTTCACTCGACGTTCTCTCGGGGAAGGTTCGGCGAGCTCCCCTAATCTGGCAACGGCTCGGTCTCGAATGGCTCTACCGCGTCTGCCAAGAACCGCGGCGGCTCTGGCGCCGGTATCTGGTCACCAACACCCTGTTCTGCGCGATGGTCTTGTCCGAACTCGTGCGGCGACGGCTTCTCTCTCCACCCGTTTCGCTTTTCCCCCGTGGCCACAAATGA
- a CDS encoding DUF362 domain-containing protein, translating into MSSLRNERTSKMPEVSNIAAYQGAGRYSDTPPYHPTEPYPEYVFGSSALGPDNPAYAAVRGALGLLFPHGLGTANWNPLRELVRPGDTVVLKPNLICDFHETRGDDVVSMLTHGSVIRAVLDYVAIALQGQGRVVIADAPQCDASFERLMAVTGLLTIQSFYREHSPIQVDVIDLRPEYARKVDGVIVAHSPLPGDPAGYAVINLGRASEFFPISHTNPRLYGSEYDVNEVTLHHHDDTQEYLISKTILAADVFINLPKMKTHKKVGVTLSLKNLVGINGNKNWLPHHREGVPTTGGDQYAESGLSERLEHVLLATFKRHFPKLGPLRRHLAGPVKRIGRAVFGDTTTDRIRSGNWYGNDTTWRMVLDLNRALRFGDGAGVLHDQPQRRYFSVVDGVVAGEGNGPMGSDPRPAGLIVAGLDPLAVDLVCTRIMGFDYHLIPVLSNASNDHPYPLNVVPHAAIRCNSNVDEYDRLLNQIEGPCLAFRPHFGWIGHIAVTDAITPAAPATRQGPLSAV; encoded by the coding sequence ATGAGCTCACTACGTAACGAGAGGACGTCAAAGATGCCAGAAGTCTCGAATATTGCGGCTTATCAGGGTGCCGGTCGTTACTCGGATACCCCGCCGTATCATCCAACTGAGCCATATCCTGAGTATGTCTTCGGGTCCTCGGCCCTCGGACCTGACAATCCGGCTTACGCTGCGGTTCGCGGTGCCCTCGGCCTTCTCTTTCCCCATGGGCTCGGTACGGCGAATTGGAATCCCCTGCGCGAGCTCGTCAGGCCGGGCGACACGGTAGTCCTCAAGCCGAATCTCATCTGTGATTTCCATGAAACTCGTGGTGACGACGTAGTCAGCATGCTCACGCACGGAAGCGTCATACGGGCCGTCCTCGACTATGTCGCAATCGCTCTCCAGGGCCAGGGGCGCGTTGTTATCGCGGATGCCCCGCAGTGCGACGCTTCCTTCGAGCGCTTGATGGCCGTCACCGGCTTGCTCACGATACAGTCTTTCTATCGAGAGCATTCTCCGATCCAGGTCGATGTGATCGATCTTCGCCCCGAATACGCTCGCAAGGTGGATGGCGTCATTGTGGCGCACAGCCCACTCCCTGGTGACCCCGCTGGGTATGCGGTCATCAACCTGGGTCGAGCATCGGAGTTTTTCCCGATTAGTCACACGAATCCGCGCTTGTACGGCAGCGAGTACGACGTGAACGAGGTCACTCTCCATCACCACGACGACACCCAAGAGTACCTGATCTCCAAGACAATTCTGGCCGCTGACGTCTTCATCAACCTTCCGAAGATGAAGACCCACAAGAAGGTCGGCGTAACGTTGAGCCTAAAGAATTTAGTCGGTATCAACGGAAACAAGAACTGGCTGCCTCACCACCGTGAAGGAGTTCCTACAACCGGCGGCGACCAGTACGCTGAATCCGGGCTCTCCGAACGCCTCGAACATGTCTTGCTGGCCACCTTCAAGCGACACTTTCCGAAGCTGGGACCGCTTCGTCGACATCTGGCAGGTCCGGTAAAGAGGATCGGGCGGGCTGTTTTTGGAGACACCACCACAGATCGCATACGATCCGGGAACTGGTACGGCAACGACACCACGTGGCGAATGGTTCTGGACTTGAACCGGGCGCTTCGCTTTGGTGATGGCGCCGGGGTCCTGCACGATCAGCCACAGCGCCGATACTTCAGCGTGGTGGACGGTGTCGTCGCCGGCGAGGGCAATGGCCCAATGGGAAGTGATCCGCGTCCAGCGGGTCTCATCGTCGCTGGACTTGACCCTCTTGCAGTGGATCTGGTGTGCACACGGATCATGGGATTCGACTATCACCTGATTCCGGTGCTTTCCAACGCCTCAAATGATCATCCCTATCCATTAAACGTTGTTCCGCACGCCGCAATCCGTTGCAATTCCAACGTCGATGAATACGATCGCCTACTCAATCAAATTGAAGGGCCTTGCTTGGCATTCAGGCCTCACTTCGGCTGGATTGGCCACATTGCAGTCACTGACGCCATCACCCCAGCTGCGCCAGCCACTCGACAAGGGCCATTATCTGCCGTCTGA